The region CCCACTGTCAGCATAGCCGTTCCTGCTTCCATCATTGACAACGTTCCAACCCTAGAACTCGCCACTCGGGTATCCATTTCAACATCACTTTCGTTTCCAACGCAGAAACACTAATTTTGTCCAAAAAAATATATACTTGGTTTCGTTGCATCTTCATTTCTGAATGTATATTATTTGGTTTTCCCTTTTCAGTTGGCTAGTCAAATCGCTCGTGCCGCGACTATTTTTCGAATCAAAGAGGTTGCTAATGTTGTTCTATGCATTTTCAATGTTGCTTTTATTACTGATATCATTATATGTTGCTGATATAGGGAACTGTTATTTGTTTATGTGTGTGCATAGGTGGTTGTGTTTGATAATAGAAGTAATACAGATAAAGGTTATACCGTGACGGAGAATTCAGATGATGAAAGTAGTTCGGCTTTTCTCATGCGAATTTTGCAGTATCTTGAAACACCTCAGTATCTGAGGAAGGCTCTCTTCCCAATGCATAACAGCTTAAGATTTGTGGTTGGATTAATTTTCTCGCAGATGCATTCTCTGAAGTTCGATTATGTTGTTGACTATTTGTTTACTTCATGCTAAATTTTAGTTGTTTGTATTGCTTTTTTGCAGGGAATGCTGCCACCCCTTGATGCTCCACACCATTTGCGCAAACACGAATGGGGTCCATATCGAGAAGGTAGGTTATTGTTTTCATATACTTCTCTTTTTCTTGTTAGTTAGGAGAGTATTCAAAAGCCTTGGAAATGTTTGAAATTTGAAATATGTTTAAGCCATGGAGTGGTTAATGGTTATTAATTTGAACCACACATCGCATTCTTTCTGGGTTGTATTTTGTAATTGCATAGTACTAGTAGCTATCTAACTCACAGGAAAATTATACCATACAACTATGAGGCTATAGATACTCTATGCGAATGAATGTTGGGCAGTGAGGTACTAATAGAAGTATAAACAAAAATACTGAAGTAAGTGAGCATGCTTGCATGAAAAAGAGATGAAATCCAGAATGGAATTATTTGGTAGAAAGTTGGAATTGGGATGACACACCTAATAAGAGGACTACTGACTATGACCGGAGCTTGTCTAGGTTTGTTCATTTGAAAAATGGGACTGTGGTTATAAAAGCAAATCAAATGGAAGGAAGTTATTTTGAAGGGAGGAAAACCTAAGAATACTTTAAGAGGAATTATCATAGAGGGGCCTTTCGCTAAATGAGTTTATATAAAATTTGGTTTTTCTTCTGTCCAGTGGTGTTGATTAATTCATCGATCACTCCATCTTTTGGGATAATGTTTGGTTATTTACTTGTTGTTGTAGATTCTCCCTAATGGATATGTAAAGGGTTGCTAACCTTTAGCGTGTTTGTTAGCATTTGTCGATGATTGGCACTGTTTGTTTCCAATTTGTGTAATCCTTTTCCGTTCTCAAGACTTAAGAGGACTTCTTATTTGAACTACTTTTTCTTTAGTTCTTTATATCTAAATAACTGTTGAAGCAGAAACATTTTTCTGCATCGGTGTTGCTATTACACTTTTGTTGTTTTGTTCCATGGTTACAATGGCCAGCTTTTGATTCATTGCAATAACTTCTTAGGTGTCACAATAAAAGGACATTCAAACTCTGGCACAACACTAGTTGATGTTGGCTTATTTAAGGTATGGGTTACATTTCATAGATTTTTTGACCTGAAActtaattaatttatttttacTTCCTTTGCAATTCtttgtattttatttttctttcatttcGCTTGGTTCTCCTATGACATCCTGCCCAATGACAATTTATTGCTTTATTCATACTTTTGACCATCTATCTTTGCTATGTAGTTTGTTTGGACATTCACTTTTGATAGTAAGTTCAACAAGGGTTGTACAGAATGTCATTACAACGTTCCCGTTTCTCTTACTATTCCTTCCCTTTTTTTGcattttaatttgaaaattgCAATGTTTGTTAGTAATCATTACATTTATAGTTTAATAGATTGTGGTAGAAGACGGGAAATGAAAACAAACTGAAATTCTGAActattatttttaaaaataattctaaTGATATTTCTATCAAGTAGGCTTGAGTTGATTTCTGTATGATCTGATTCACTACATGACATATGCAGCATGTTGCAGTTGACCAAATACTTGAACCAGGAAGAAGAGTTACCGTGGCCATGGGTGCCAACCGCAATTTGGATTCTGGTAATCAATTGATATTTGCTTATCTTTTTTAATTCTCGTGCGAGTTAACTACGGTAGCATGCTTCCATGCTCTTCTTCTTTGTTGGAGAAATATGCTTTCTATCTATATTTGACATTCTTCCTTTGTTTTTGCGACTCTTCTATTCTACATATCCTATGATCTTGAAGTATTCTTTTGGGTGCCTTGCAAATGTATAATGCCATTATGATTCTTTCTTGTTTGAAAGACATTTTTTTACAATTAAAAGTCATTCCATTATTTCTTCTTGGCTATATGAATTTAAGCTGATTTGCAATGCTATACTTTATCTAGATTTACCACGCGAGGTTGTCTCATCATCCAAGCCCAGGGAAGAAGGAGCATATTGGGGATATCAAGTGCGTTATGCTCACAATATTAGCGCAGTATTTAATGAATGTACATACAAGGTATCCTCTCACCTTCCAAACACACATCTTTGCCTTTTAATATCTATAGCCTATTATTCATTGACCACCGTAGTTCTACTTGTGAACTCTTTCTTTTATTGACTTGTTATCACTGACAGGGTGGCTATGATTGTATAATTGGTACCTCTGAGCATGGTCAGATTATCAAGTCATCTGAACTTGAATTACCTTCCTTCAGGTACTCATGTTTTAACATCATCTGTAAAATCATTATTGTTAGATTGATTCGGTGCCAATTTTAAGCGTTCCATTTAGGTTGATACTGTAagatattttttaaaaaattgttttatTAATTGCTTCATTCATTGAATTTGTAGACATTTATTGATTTCCTTTGGTGGATTGGCTGGGTTAGAAGAGAGTATTGAGGAAGATGATAACTATAAGGTATTGCATTGTTCCATTCCGTTGTTTGTGTGATTGTTGCGACTCCCTACTCTTTTGAGATTACTACCAATCACAGAGTCCATAAATTTGACAGAATATTTGGCCATACACCTTTCTCTGCTGTTGTGCTTGTGCAACACATAGCGGTTTGATATACTAATTAGAAACAGAAATGTAACACATTTGTGTATGATTTCTTAGGTTCTAACGTCATGTAAAATGAAAGTAACATGATGCTAAATATAGATTTTCTTGCTTAAACCCCTGAAAAATGCAGGGAAAAAATGCAAAGGAAGTATTCAGTTTATATTTAAACACGTGTCCAAATCAGGGGAGCCGAACAATTCGAACAGAAGTACTATACGCTTAATCTTTTCTTGGTCAATTTGTTTTTATTAATTTCTGTATTAAATTTTGAGTCAATATTTAATCCTCATCTTTTTGTATAGGAGGCTATTCTTATATCTCTTCAGTACTTCCAAGAACCAATAAGCCGAGCAACGCTGCGTTGAGCATTGTTGTATTCTCAAAATTTATGTAGTTCAATCATTGATTCTCCGAATTATGGCAGAAACAGAAACAGAAACACGgtcaaattttcaaaaccagaATTAGAAATTGGCCCTCTAACTTCATCCTGGATTGGCCATGATGTTATGTTATGGGATTCTTCTTGAAGACTCTTATGGAAGTTGCGGTCCTCGCACATTGTAAGACTCGCAAACAGTGTTCCATCTATCTATATCTGTATATGAAATAATCAGAAATAGAATTGCTAGTCGTAATTTTGTCTCACCAAAGAAGGCCTGATGAAACTCTAGGTCTCTTTGGATCAACTTGTTAGAGTTTATTTATAAGTACTTGTGATTTTTGTTATAAAGGTAACTTACATAAACATTTATAAGATAAGTATAATGTTTTAAGTGTTTAGTTAAGTTGTTTATTTAAATAAAGCATCTTCGTTTGTGTTTTGTAGATtatattaattaatattttagTTAGTCTTGTGTTAGTCCTTCATTAGGGATTAACAGAAAACTAACATACTTGGCCAGAGGCAGATCCAATCCATTTGAGGAGATTTTATTGAACCTCTTAACTTGAAAAAAAAGAAAGTATATATATACTTctatatttgttttttttattttaaactCCTGTTTATTTTTTCTCACTACTAGTTTAAAAaattttggtttttttttttttttaatttttttttaccTTCAAGCTATGATTATGGATTTGCCACTAAACATGGAGAATTTAATATGTCACCTCTCACTTATAACCGAGACCCCATTTTTTTGCATTTCTGGAAACTTGCTTTTATACCATAAATTTGAAATTTTCTAGTAAAAAATATTGGAATTTTGaaaatttatgataaaaaatatcaaaaattaaaaaaatctGGTCAAAAATACCTTTCTGGTATTCCCATAGGAAATCTCATCATATTCTGAAAATTgtcaaaatttctggaaaataacaaaaacttctgcaatttttttaaaaatatttacaTAAAAATACTGTAAATTTCCAAATTTTCGATACAGATTAAAATTTTATGATAAAAACCTTTAAATTTCTAAAAAAATTTGgaatttttaaaaaatttcgGAATTTATGTAGGGTATAACGGTAAAACTATTCTAAATGGAGGTGTCGGATATAAATGAAGGGGGACAAGTAGATTTCTCCTAAAGATTACTTAGTGTATTAATGTATAAAAAGTCTTGTTAATGTTAGAGATGAAAACATTATAAATAAGATGGATTAGTAGAAACAAATAAGTGAGGAGAAACGCTGAAACCACACGAGAAGAAAAAAATACATATAGTAAAGAAGAGAAAAtgtaaatgataaaaaaaaaaaagaattcaATGGAGTCAAAATTATATGCATTCGGGTGGTTGTTTGACCATGATCGAACAACTTAaattttgcattttattttacatcaaatttaaatataaattatttGTCCACAATATAGTAAATGCGTGAATGTGTTAGGAACTTGAAGTTACAAGAGAAAATGAGATTGTATTATtaattgaaaaagaaaaatatcaCATAAGATAAAAATATGTCATTCTCTATGCATTCACATCCTCTTATAACATAATTGATCACACGTCTCACCTCTCACTCTTTGTCAAGTCACATTCTTTCCCACCCCTTTCCTATATTTTGATAATGACACTCTTCACATAATGAGTTTGTGCAATCAATTAGTTAAGGGGATTACTTTTTTCAATCTAAGAGTTGCTCTTACACAGTGAAAAATCAGAACTATCTTTAAAACACATAAATGTACTCCCGGACGCACTCCACTTCACACACAATCCTTTCATAAGTGAGTCAGATCCtaatttttgtaaaaaattaaTAAGGAAAAGCATTTTCAAAAAATTAATACGAAAATGCACCTCTATATGAGTTTTCAATCAAAAAAGTGTGATACTCACCACTTCCTCATTTCCAGCATACTATCTTAAACTCTCAAACTCTCGCAAACTTTCAAACTCTATCAAATTGTCAAACTCTCTTAACTCACTTCCAAGTTTCTACTTTCAACATCCAATCAATCAAAGTGCTCAACATCAAACTCATAT is a window of Lathyrus oleraceus cultivar Zhongwan6 chromosome 6, CAAS_Psat_ZW6_1.0, whole genome shotgun sequence DNA encoding:
- the LOC127097142 gene encoding uncharacterized protein LOC127097142, yielding MGKKKQRLTTDADAAPELDPITGNNDESHSKKKLKKQKKNKTNEIPTVSIAVPASIIDNVPTLELATRLASQIARAATIFRIKEVVVFDNRSNTDKGYTVTENSDDESSSAFLMRILQYLETPQYLRKALFPMHNSLRFVGMLPPLDAPHHLRKHEWGPYREGVTIKGHSNSGTTLVDVGLFKHVAVDQILEPGRRVTVAMGANRNLDSDLPREVVSSSKPREEGAYWGYQVRYAHNISAVFNECTYKGGYDCIIGTSEHGQIIKSSELELPSFRHLLISFGGLAGLEESIEEDDNYKGKNAKEVFSLYLNTCPNQGSRTIRTEEAILISLQYFQEPISRATLR